From Camelina sativa cultivar DH55 chromosome 20, Cs, whole genome shotgun sequence, the proteins below share one genomic window:
- the LOC104772101 gene encoding F-box/LRR-repeat protein At5g02910-like translates to MGTGDSIAGGMDLISALPDAILHIIFSHFPTNFVIRTSVLSKRWKHVWSDTPTLSIDCSEADPDSLNRTLANYSAPRITSFDLRVSSKAQDIITLLEFAVSRNTEKLSLDFRDDCVCFYSFPGSFYTSSSLKHLVVDSGVLNTVHVSWTSLKDLSLSFCKLSDGTLAKIVSGSPLLESLTLHHCDEIGNLDLSEVMKLKRLDIDNEGPTTIVAPHIHCLRVRHSHMKCSLVDVSSLTEAYLNIYYSNCYYFKADLAQVYVLNMLEKLQNVKNLAFGAAFLEMLSLAEFCDIPFPMLKVEVLTLETMIVPSVIPGIAKLLQNSPGVKFLKLDLVNSKMISDWDLNYYLDLKGLDQNQCWIPKDLDFSTSLEPKLMTSFMEFLLENTSEDNTSQYNW, encoded by the exons ATGGGGACCGGAGATTCAATCGCCGGCGGTATGGATTTAATCAGCGCCTTACCGGACGCAATTCTCCATATTATCTTCTCCCATTTTCCGACCAATTTCGTGATCAGAACCTCCGTCTTGTCCAAGCGATGGAAACATGTATGGTCCGACACACCTACCCTCTCCATCGACTGCAGCGAAGCCGACCCTGATTCGTTAAACAGAACCCTAGCTAACTACTCTGCTCCAAGAATCACGAGTTTCGATCTACGCGTCAGCAGCAAGGCTCAAGACATCATCACCTTGCTCGAATTCGCCGTTTCTCGTAACACCGAGAAGCTTTCTCTTGACTTCCGTGATGACTGTGTTTGTTTCTACAGCTTCCCTGGTTCCTTCTACACCAGCTCCTCTTTAAAACATCTCGTTGTCGACTCTGGCGTTCTCAATACGGTTCACGTGTCTTGGACATCTCTAAAGGACTTGTCTTTGAGTTTTTGTAAACTCTCTGATGGAACTTTAGCTAAGATTGTCTCTGGTTCACCACTTCTTGAAAGCTTGACGTTGCATCACTGTGATGAAATTGGGAATCTTGATCTGAGCGAAGTGATGAAGCTAAAGAGATTGGATATAGATAATGAGGGACCAACGACGATCGTGGCGCCGCATATCCATTGTTTGAGAGTGAGACACTCTCATATGAAATGTAGTTTAGTGGATGTCTCTTCTTTAACCGAAGCTTACTTGAACATCTACTAttcaaattgttattatttCAAAGCTGATCTCGCTCAAGTTTATGTGCTTAATATGCTTGAAAAGTTGCAGAATGTGAAGAACCTTGCTTTTGGGGCTGCCTTTCTTGAG ATGTTATCTCTTGCCGAGTTCTGTGATATTCCTTTTCCGATGCTCAAAGTCGAAGTTTTGACTCTTGAGACGATGATTGTTCCGTCTGTCATTCCTGGTATAGCAAAGCTGCTACAAAACTCACCTGGAGTGAAGTTTCTGAAACTAGACTTAGTGAACAGCAAGATGATATCG GATTGGGATCTTAATTACTACTTGGATTTGAAAGGCTTGGATCAGAATCAGTGCTGGATACCAAAAGATTTGGACTTCTCGACTTCTTTAGAGCCGAAACTCATGACTTCATTCATGGAATTTCTACTGGAAAACACTAGTGAAGACAATACATCTCAGTACAATTGGTGA
- the LOC104768463 gene encoding F-box/LRR-repeat protein At5g02910-like, with translation MISDDSIDGVDFISSLPDVILHQILSSVSTKSAIRTSVLSKRWRYVWSETPSLSIDCHRANPNSIDKTLTSFSAPKITTFHLRTSLHNRVQPINGWIEFAISRDAEKLSFEFRDSCVRDYNFPDFFYTNSSVKQLFVNSGAVDFIPRCVVSWASLKNLSLSFCTLSDESFLKILSGSPLLESLELLYCDEFKCLDLSQSPRLTRLEMDRSDWFMGPTEIVAPHLHYLRLRHSRLPCRLEDVSSLTEADLNIYFCDLGTLTAEFLQHNVVKMLEMLQNVEKLTIGGTFLQMLSLAALCGVPFPTLNVKTLTLETMIIRSVIPGITELLRNVPGLRKLTIHTVKCSSISELHLNAYLRVHSLNQHQCWRSKDSVFPGSLETISMLVGKHAESNLVALFMERLLESTKSLETMVVLLVGYLDASGFEELLAMATTLSHNNNDVSILIKRSYIKYVANTFPQR, from the exons ATGATAAGCGACGATTCAATCGACGGTGTAGATTTCATCAGCTCATTACCTGACGTGATTCTCCACCAAATCCTCTCCTCTGTTTCGACCAAGTCCGCGATCAGAACCTCTGTTTTGTCCAAACGATGGAGGTACGTATGGTCTGAGACACCTTCTCTCTCCATTGATTGTCATAGAGCCAACCCTAATTCGATCGACAAAACCCTAACTAGCTTCTCGGCTCCAAAGATCACAACTTTTCATCTCCGTACAAGCTTGCACAACAGGGTTCAACCCATTAACGGCTGGATCGAATTCGCCATTTCTCGCGACGCGGAGAAGCTTTCGTTTGAGTTCCGTGATTCTTGTGTTAGGGATTACAATTTTCCTGATTTCTTCTACACCAATTCATCTGTGAAGCAGCTCTTTGTCAACTCTGGAGCTGTTGATTTCATTCCCAGATGCGTAGTCTCTTGGGCATCTTTAAAGAACTTGTCTTTGAGCTTTTGCACACTCTCTGATGAATCCTTTCTTAAGATTCTCTCTGGCTCTCCACTTCTCGAAAGCTTGGAATTGCTGTATTGTGATGAGTTCAAATGTCTTGATCTGAGTCAGTCACCGCGTCTAACAAGATTGGAGATGGACCGTAGCGATTGGTTTATGGGTCCAACGGAGATTGTGGCGCCACATCTCCATTATCTGAGGCTCAGACATTCTCGATTACCGTGCCGTTTAGAGGATGTCTCTTCTTTAACAGAAGCTGACTTGAACATTTACTTTTGCGATCTTGGAacccttacggctgagtttctTCAACATAATGTGGTAAAGATGCTAGAAATGTTGCAAAATGTTGAGAAGCTTACTATTGGGGGTACCTTTCTTCAG ATGTTATCTCTTGCTGCGCTCTGTGGTGTACCTTTTCCGACGCTAAATGTCAAAACTTTGACTCTTGAAACGATGATTATACGGTCTGTTATTCCTGGTATAACAGAGCTGCTACGGAACGTACCTGGATTAAGAAAGCTAACAATACACACTGTGAAATGCAGCAGCATATCG GAATTGCATCTCAACGCGTACTTGCGTGTACATAGCTTGAATCAGCATCAATGCTGGAGATCGAAAGACTCGGTCTTCCCGGGCTCTCTTGAGACCATTTCGATGTTAGTTGGTAAACACGCAGAGTCAAATCTCGTGGCTTTGTTCATGGAACGTCTGCTGGAAAGTACAAAAAGTCTAGAAACGATGGTTGTACTCTTGGTAGGTTACCTTGATGCATCAGGTTTTGAAGAACTTCTTGCAATGGCTACAACACTTTCTCACAACAACAACGATGTCTCCATATTGATCAAGCGAAGCTATATCAAGTACGTAGCCAATACTTTCCCGCAACGATAA
- the LOC104768462 gene encoding uncharacterized protein LOC104768462 yields METKIPKSMIAGVQSVMPVEVTQHRKVRFISVGDAVGAGIFRRTLNIVTYYKEASDVSGEKAWLVAGWIKESLGRALAEQPMLSGRLRRRKTAPEDGFEVVPNDSGVRLLEAQFPASLPEFLEMVKRDKSRAEAETVFWKDIDEDEPQYSPLFYVQVTNFESGGYSVGISCSILLADLLLETDFLTKWVQIQSSLAHSHTKAVKPIFYLPSLKQNFKKFLTEFTRSASVLDRGEPVVLRAKTCLKMSPACIVARKKTSADVFLFVKELGSGEDSDGMKVEIHSSKDEAISDCDCGGDLEETDDRVINKDLAFGERLEARSCWVGSVSKGVVFAVPSAFGDAKSLAKIIVALPKE; encoded by the exons ATGGAAACCAAAATCCCCAAGTCAATGATAGCCGGAGTACAGAGCGTCATGCCGGTGGAAGTGACGCAACACCGTAAAGTTCGTTTCATATCTGTTGGAGATGCCGTCGGAGCTGGAATATTCCGGCGAACACTGAACATAGTTACGTATTACAAGGAAGCAAGTGATGTTAGTGGCGAGAAAGCGTGGTTAGTCGCCGGGTGGATCAAGGAGTCGTTAGGGAGAGCCTTGGCGGAGCAACCGATGCTCTCCGGTAGGCTACGGAGGAGGAAGACGGCGCCTGAGGATGGTTTTGAGGTCGTGCCCAATGACAGTGGCGTTAGGCTGTTGGAGGCTCAGTTTCCGGCGAGTTTGCCGGAGTTTCTTGAAATGGTGAAAAGAGACAAAAGCAGAGCTGAAGCAGAGACTGTCTTTTGGAAAgacattgatgaagatgaaccTCAGTACTCTCCATTGTTCTATGTTCAG GTGACTAATTTTGAGAGTGGTGGGTATTCAGTTGGGATAAGCTGTAGCATCCTGTTAGCCGATCTCCTCCTTGAGACAGATTTCTTGACCAAATGGGTTCAAATCCAAAGCTCTTTAGCTCATTCCCATACCAAAGCTGTCAAACCAATCTTTTACCTCCCTTCTCTCAAACAAAACTTTAAGAAGTTCCTCACTGAATTTACGAGGTCAGCCTCGGTTCTCGACCGCGGTGAACCCGTTGTTCTTCGGGCCAAAACATGCCTGAAAATGTCACCAGCATGCATCGTGGCCCGCAAAAAAACGAGTGCGGATGTTTTCTTGTTCGTCAAGGAACTAGGTTCTGGCGAAGATAGTGATGGTATGAAGGTAGAGATACATTCGTCTAAAGATGAAGCTATTAGCGATTGCGATTGCGGTGGCGATTTGGAGGAGACAGATGATAGAGTAATTAATAAGGATTTAGCGTTTGGGGAAAGACTTGAAGCTAGGTCATGTTGGGTTGGGTCTGTCTCAAAAGGGGTTGTGTTTGCTGTGCCATCTGCTTTTGGAGATGCCAAGTCGCTTGCCAAAATTATTGTTGCACTACCAAAAGAGTAA
- the LOC104772097 gene encoding F-box/LRR-repeat protein 25-like, with protein sequence MKLKEEHATVAVRNPSHRFERPLKLKRSSDDSIADLSSIISDLPDEILQHILSYIPTKLAITTSVLSKRWRHVWKETPHLSFEWLNVFPEVINDTLARYSASKITSFQLYTNFDYEVRQVDKSIEFAMSHNVENFSLALGSKSLYSFPDFSYTNSSMKRVNLKNFYLIPMSTVSWTSLRNLSLGWCELSDESFLKVLSGCPILETLTLHFCRSLKYLDLSKSLRLRRLEMEIERKSRYGAPFQSMQVVAPHVHYLSLRDCEAHCTFVDVSSLIEADVDVSYFHPRTKYDKPLDPNDLLVTAQKMIEAFQNVEKLTLGVNLLQMLSLSKIPSLPMLKVNNLTLETRIMRSVVPGVERLLQNSPGLNKLTVYNTTERCHTQLWECVDGYLKKQCWRLEDKVFPTSCYNVVEPKVVSSFMELLLANTKTLETLVVHLSTNCVARSRFEELSQIALTLSHNNNVSIVLKQTGG encoded by the exons ATGAAATTAAAGGAAGAACACGCCACCGTCGCTGTACGAAACCCTAGCCACCGTTTTGAACGTCCCCTCAAATTAAAACGATCAAGTGATGATTCAATCGCTGACTTATCCTCAATCATCAGCGATCTACCGGACGAAATTCTCCAACATATATTGTCATATATTCCGACTAAGTTGGCGATCACAACCTCTGTGTTGTCCAAACGATGGAGACATGTATGGAAGGAGACACCTCATCTCTCCTTTGAATGGCTTAATGTTTTCCCTGAAGTGATAAACGATACCCTAGCCAGGTACTCGGCTTCCAAAATCACGAGTTTCCAACTCTATACCAATTTCGACTACGAGGTTCGCCAGGTTGATAAATCGATCGAGTTTGCAATGTCTCACAACGTGGAGAATTTTTCTCTGGCGCTCGGTTCTAAATCATTATATAGCTTTCCTGATTTCTCCTACACCAACTCTTCTATGAAGCGAGtcaatttgaaaaatttctATTTGATTCCCATGAGCACGGTGTCTTGGACATCACTAAGGAACTTGTCTTTGGGCTGGTGTGAACTCTCTGATGAATCTTTTCTTAAGGTTCTGTCTGGTTGTCCAATCCTAGAAACACTGACTTTGCACTTTTGCCGGTCACTCAAGTATCTTGATCTGAGTAAATCGCTGCGGTTGAGAAGATTGGAGATGGAGATAGAACGCAAGTCCCGTTATGGAGCACCATTCCAGTCTATGCAGGTTGTGGCGCCACATGTCCATTATTTGAGTTTGAGAGACTGTGAGGCACACTGCACTTTTGTTGATGTCTCTTCTTTAATAGAAGCTGATGTCGACGTTAGCTATTTCCATCCTAGAACCAAATATGATAAGCCCTTGGACCCTAACGATCTTCTAGTCACGGCGCAAAAAATGATAGAAGCGTTTCAGAATGTAGAGAAACTTACTTTGGGGGTTAATTTACTTCAG ATGTTATCTCTTTCCAAGATCCCTAGTTTGCCGATGCTCAAAGTCAATAATTTGACTCTTGAAACAAGGATAATGCGATCTGTGGTTCCTGGTGTAGAAAGGCTACTACAAAACTCACCTGGATTAAACAAGTTAACAGTTTACAACACAACTGAGAGGTGCCACACCCAACTG TGGGAATGTGTCGACGGATACTTAAAGAAGCAATGTTGGAGATTGGAAGATAAAGTCTTTCCGACCTCGTGTTATAATGTTGTAGAGCCGAAAGTCGTTAGTTCGTTCATGGAACTTTTGCTGGCAAACACAAAAACGCTAGAAACATTGGTTGTCCATTTATCGACAAATTGCGTCGCTAGATCAAGATTTGAAGAGCTGTCTCAAATCGCTCTTACGCTTTCTCACAACAATAACGTATCTATCGTGCTCAAGCAAACCGGTGGTTGA
- the LOC104772098 gene encoding F-box/LRR-repeat protein 25-like, with the protein MAMEDSFGEEDLANVAIGSTSHRFSHPLKIEQESDSTDGVDSISSLPEDILHRILSLVPTNIAIRTSVLSKRWRHVWSKSPYLCFDQLRISPASINETLNNYSATNITSFHLVTSLLKNRIHFVDRWIEFAISHGAVNLTLEFRDSRVGDYKFPEFFYTNSSVQQLLIIINSGPVGLIPSCNVSWTSLKYLSLSSCRLSDETFPKILSGCPVLESLRLQNYGTVKFLDLSESRLLRRLDLDCCSSVREPTKIVGPHIHYLRLRAQCTLLDVSSLIEANVDSSVNYLLPSISYHEAEPLKLAIVQAMLDKLQNVDKLTLGVEFLRILSKSELNGVLIPTLKVKTLTLETMILRPVVPGIIRLVQNSPEVKKITIYTMQFSTVLDKRDSFVDFKNMNPDQGWRSLDHVVFPTLWDSKVPEPELMVSFMELLLANAITLETLVVRLGSYTDRSRFEEQFQIALTLSHYNNEAVPVR; encoded by the exons atggCCATGGAAGACAGTTTCGGAGAAGAGGACCTCGCCAACGTCGCTATAGGATCCACTAGCCACCGTTTCAGTCATCCCCTAAAAATCGAGCAAGAAAGTGACTCAACCGACGGTGTAGACTCAATCAGCTCTCTACCCGAAGACATCCTCCACCGTATCCTCTCCTTAGTTCCCACCAACATCGCCATCAGAACCTCTGTTTTGTCCAAACGATGGAGACATGTTTGGTCTAAGTCACCTTACCTCTGCTTTGATCAGCTTAGAATCTCCCCTGCATCGATAAACGAAACCCTAAACAACTACTCGGCCACCAACATCACAAGTTTCCATCTTGTCACAAGCTTGCTCAAGAACAGGATTCACTTTGTCGATAGATGGATCGAGTTCGCCATCTCTCACGGCGCTGTGAATCTAACTCTTGAGTTTCGTGATTCTCGTGTTGGCGATTACAAGTTTCCAGAGTTCTTCTACACCAATTCCTCTGTTCAGCAActcttgatcatcatcaactCGGGACCTGTTGGTTTGATTCCCAGCTGTAACGTGTCTTGGACGTCACTAAAGTACTTGTCTTTGAGCTCTTGTAGACTCTCTGATGAAACGTTTCCTAAGATCCTGTCTGGTTGTCCGGTCCTTGAAAGCTTGAGACTGCAGAACTATGGTACAGTTAAGTTTCTTGATCTGAGTGAATCGCGTCTCTTGAGAAGATTGGATTTAGATTGCTGCTCCTCTGTTCGAGAACCAACGAAGATCGTGGGACCGCATATACATTATCTGAGATTGAGAGCTCAATGCACTTTACTTGATGTCTCGTCTTTAATAGAAGCTAATGTAGACTCTTCAGTTAACTATCTCTTGCCTAGTATCTCTTATCATGAAGCTGAGCCCTTGAAGCTAGCCATAGTGCAAGCAATGCTAGACAAGTTGCAGAACGTAGATAAGCTTACTCTTGGGGTTGAGTTTCTTCGG ATTTTATCTAAATCCGAGCTCAATGGTGTTCTTATACCGACGCTCAAGGTCAAAACTCTGACTCTTGAAACAATGATTCTGCGACCTGTGGTTCCTGGTATAATAAGACTGGTACAAAACTCGCCTGAAGTAAAGAAGATAACAATTTACACAATGCAGTTCAGCACCGTACTG GATAAACGTGACAGCTTCGTGGACTTTAAGAATATGAATCCGGATCAAGGTTGGAGATCACTAGATCATGTGGTCTTTCCGACCTTGTGGGATTCTAAAGTTCCTGAGCCTGAACTCATGGTTTCTTTCATGGAACTTTTGCTGGCAAACGCAATTACATTAGAGACGTTGGTTGTAAGGCTGGGGAGTTACACTGATAGATCAAGATTTGAAGAGCAGTTTCAAATCGCTCTAACGCTTTCTCACTACAACAATGAGGCAGTGCCGGTCCGGTGA